The genomic segment TGCCATGAAAACTATATGATATTTTCCATTCCGTTTACTATACTATAAATTATCAATATCCATAACATATATGCCTCTTGTAGCTCATAGTTCAAGTCAGCGAACATATTATAATTTTGCAACAGTGATTTATTTCTTCACTTATAGTCAAAAGCTTTCTGCAACCATAAGTAAAACTTGTGGCATTTTTAAATACAAAAATAGAGCACCAAATTTATTGGTGCTCACTTAACTAAACAATTTAACTAATTTTTATTTTCTTTATTAGCTGCTTCATTTAAAACGTATAATTCTTCCTCCGAAAGATCATATCTTGATATTCCCTTATCAATTGGTTTTGCATAAGTTGTACTTTCTTGCCTTCCATATATACCAGTTAAAATAACTCCGTCATTTCTATCATCTAGCATAGCTATCGAAAAGCTCAAGTCACTACCAACGTTCTCGAATGCCTTATATCTCATAATTGCTACTTTTTGAACACAATCCTTCATCTTAACTTCTAATCTCTTACATTCTTCTAGAGCCTTATCAGATCTTTCTTTAGCATCTTCAATACTATCTAATCTTTCCAGTAGCATTTCTTCTAAATTATTATTACTAGTACCTTTCATTAATTTTCTGTATCTGCTTTCTACTTTTCCAACTGCTTTAAATAATACCACTACTATTATAAATAATAATATAATTATTATTGCCATTCCAATTAATAAATATGGCATTATATCATTCATTGCACTAATTAGCATATCCAATTTTATGTCATTCCTTTCATAATTGTTTCACGTGAAACATTACATATTAATAATGTCTAGTATTCTTTGAAGATCTTCCTCTGAATAATATTCAATCTCTATTTTACCCTTGTTTTTCTTGTTTAAAATATTTACCTTTGTTCCAAAATAGTTCTGAAGCTGATTCTTAATTTCTTTATAATAAGGATTTACTTCTCCTATATTTTCATTATTTTTTTCCTTTTCAATATCATCATTAATTCTTTTTATTAATCTTTCTAATTCTCTCACGGATAATTTTTCATCAATTACCTGCTGAGCTATTTCATACTGTTTCTGCTTATCATTTATTGAAAGAAGTACTCTTCCATGTCCTTCCGTTATGATACTCTCAATTATATATTGTTGAACACGTTCATCCAGATTCATCAATCTCATTGTATTAGCAATAGCAACCCTTGATTTTCCTATTCTCTTACTTAATTCTTCTTGTGTGATTTTAAAATCATTTAACAATTTTCTATATGCTAAAGCCTCTTCTATTGGATTTAAATCTTGGCGTTGAATATTCTCTATCAATGATATTTCTAATATATCTTTATCACTTAATTCCATTATTATTGCTGGTACTTCTTTTAAGCCAACCATTTTAGCTGCTCTCCATCTACGCTCTCCAGCAACTATAATGTATTTATCATTTTTTAGCTCTCGTAAAATTAAAGGTTGAATAACACCATGAGCTTTGATTGACTCTGCTAATTCAGCTATCTTTTCTGAGTCAAACAATTTTCTTGGTTGGTCTTCATCACTTTTAATTTTATTTATAGGAATGAGAAAACTATTGTTTTCTTGCGCAGCATTATCTGATTCCTCCGGTATAAGTGCGCCTAATCCTTTTCCTAAAGTGAATTTCTTTGCCATTCTATCACCTACTGTCTCTCTAAAAACTCTTTAGTTAATTTTACATACGCTTCAGCGCCTTTACATTTTTCATCATACAACATTATCGGAAGTCCAAAGCTTGGCGCCTCTGCAAGCCTTACATTTCTAGATATTGTAGCTTCATATACCTTATTTTTAAAATACTTTTTTACTTCTTTCAAAACTTCATTACTAAGATTTGTCCTATAATCGAACATTGTCATTACTACGCCTTCGATTTCTAGCTTTTTATTAAGAGATTTTTTTACTAATTGTATGGTGTTGATTAACTGACTAACTCCCTCCAATGCATAGAATTCGCATTGTATTGGTATTAGCACCGAATCTGAACATGTTAATGCATTTATTGTTAATACCCCTAAAGACGGTGGACAATCTATAAACACATAGTCATATTCTGATTCAACTTCTTTTAATTTATTCTTCATTATATTTTCTCTATCACTTCTATTTATAAGTTCCACTTCTGCGCCAGCGAGTTCCATCGTTGACGGTGATATGTACAAATTCTGGACTAAATCACTTCGTACTATAGATTCTTTCATAGTAGTATCAGAAATTAATACATCATAAATGGATAAGTCTAAATTACTTTTATCCAGTCCTAATCCACTTGTAGTATTTCCTTGAGGATCTATGTCTATAGTTAATACTCTATAACCTTCCATTGCTAAGTACGCACATAAGTTTATATTAGTAGTTGTTTTTCCAACGCCACCTTTTTGATTAAAAATGCAAATTACCTTCATAAGTACAGCCCTAAAAGAGCGTCCCCCCTTTCCATATTAATATTATATATACTTTTTTATTATAATAAAAGAATTATGTTCTAAAAAACAATAACTCTTAATAAAATATATTCTATTATAAAATATTCTTCATTAATTCTTAATTTTCTGTGTATAAATATGATTGACAATTCTATATTTCTATATTTATAAATATAAGATTAATACATATTTGAAATAATAAATTTACATTTAAAATTTCAGTAATGTAAAACCAAAACCTAAGTTAAGACCAAAATTTTAAAATTCAACTACAACATGTATATATAATTAAAGTTAAGGTAATACTTGGTAAAACCTTAACTTCCAATTATTCCTCTTATTTTTTTGTTTTTGGTATCTTTACTACTACTTCTATAAATTCATCATCATCTTTATATGCATATTCAGCTGGAATATCAAATTTCTGCAAAACTTGTTTTATTGTATTAACATAAAGTTTAGCCGGCAATACGCCTCTTATATTTCTTTTATTCTTATTTTTTAATTCTTCTCCAGCTAATTTAAGCAATTCTTTATTAATTAATTCTTCTGTTTTCTTAACATTTAATCCGTCTTTTATTACTTTTTGAACAATTCTTAACTGCATTTCTTCAGTTGGAATTGTTAACAATGCTCTTGCATGTCTTTCAGTTAATTTATTCTTTAAACATAATTCTCTAACTTCACTACTTAACTTTAGCAATCTTAATTTATTAGCGATTGTTGATTGTTTCTTTCCCATCTTCTTTGCTAATTCATCTTGTGTAAAATTATGATCACTTATTAAATTATAATACGCCTCTGCTTCTTCTATGTAATTTAAATCTTCTCTTTGAAGATTCTCAAGTAGAGCTATCTGAGCAGATTCAGAGTCAGTTATATCTATAATATTGCAAGGAACCGTCTCTAACTCAGCTAACTTAGCTGCTCTAAGTCTTCTCTCTCCTGCTACCAATTCAAAGACCTCTCCACGCCTTCTTACAGTAATTGGTTGAATTATTCCATGTTCTCTAATTGATTGTGATAATTCTTCTATAGCTTCTTCATTAAAATATTTACGCGGTTGATAAATATTTGGAATGACTTTATTTATGTTAATACTTACTATTTCATTATTCATGTTCCCAACCCATCCCTTATTAAAATACTACATACATATTTTACCTTGTTATCCTTATTTGCCTATTTAACTCCTACCTTAATATTTTATCATATACCTGCTTACATAATCAAATTTCAATTATTTATGTAATATCTTTATTTAATTGGATTTTTACTTATTAACCCTGCTCTTCTTGGATATCCCTTAGGAGATCTATCTATCTTTTTCACGACAACTAAATTATGTTTTAATTCTGTATCTTCAATGTTAATTTCACAAACTTCCAATATTTTTCCACCTAAAATCTTTATTGCATTTGCGCTCTCTATAATTTCTTGATCAACTGACGGACCTTTTAGCGCAATAAAACTTCCTCCAACTTTTACATATGGTAAGCATAATTCAGATAATACACTCATATTTGCAACAGCTCTAGATGTTGCAATATCAAAATTCTCTCTTAGCTTAACATCCTTTGCTCCATCTTCAGCCCTGGAATGTATAGTTGTTACATTAGATACTCCAATTCTATTAATAACTGTGTTTAAAAAACTCACTCTTTTGTTCAATGAATCTAATAATGTAACATTCAAATCAGCTCTCATTATTGCAATAGGCAAACCTGGAAAACCAGCTCCTGTACCAACATCTATTAAGCTTCTAGCAATTTTGAATTCATCTCTTTTAAATGCTTTTATTGAATCAATAAAATGCTTTTTGATTATTTCTTCATCATCAATTATAGCTGTTAAATTAATCTTTTCATTCCATTCTTGAAGAAGTTTCATATAATCAATAAATTTTTCATACTGCTCTTTCGATAGTTGTAAACCAACATCTTCTGCTGATTTAGACATTAAATCATAAAACTTCATAATTCCTCCAATAATAATTAATTATTTATTATAATAATGTTCAAGATAAATAAGTAATACCGAAATATCTGCTGGAGACACTCCTGAAATACGTGTTGCCTGACCTATGCTTATTGGCCTAATATCACTTAACTTTTGTATTGCTTCAGTTCTTAATCCCTTAATATCACTATAATTAATATCCTTAGGTAATAACTTCTTCTCAAATTTCTTAAATTGAGCAACTTGTTCAAGCTGACTTTGGATATATCCTTCATATTTTGTTAATATATTAATTTGCTCTCCAACGTCATGAGGTAATTCTGGTCTTTCTGAATCTATTTGTTTTAAATCAAAGTAATCTAATTCAGGCCTTTGTAGCAGTTCATAAAAAGTAATTGGCTTTCTTAATTCAGCTGAATTTAATGATATTAAAAATTCATTTATTTCTTTTTTATTAG from the Clostridium beijerinckii genome contains:
- a CDS encoding DUF4446 family protein, coding for MLISAMNDIMPYLLIGMAIIIILLFIIVVVLFKAVGKVESRYRKLMKGTSNNNLEEMLLERLDSIEDAKERSDKALEECKRLEVKMKDCVQKVAIMRYKAFENVGSDLSFSIAMLDDRNDGVILTGIYGRQESTTYAKPIDKGISRYDLSEEELYVLNEAANKENKN
- a CDS encoding ParB/RepB/Spo0J family partition protein, whose translation is MAKKFTLGKGLGALIPEESDNAAQENNSFLIPINKIKSDEDQPRKLFDSEKIAELAESIKAHGVIQPLILRELKNDKYIIVAGERRWRAAKMVGLKEVPAIIMELSDKDILEISLIENIQRQDLNPIEEALAYRKLLNDFKITQEELSKRIGKSRVAIANTMRLMNLDERVQQYIIESIITEGHGRVLLSINDKQKQYEIAQQVIDEKLSVRELERLIKRINDDIEKEKNNENIGEVNPYYKEIKNQLQNYFGTKVNILNKKNKGKIEIEYYSEEDLQRILDIINM
- a CDS encoding ParA family protein, producing the protein MKVICIFNQKGGVGKTTTNINLCAYLAMEGYRVLTIDIDPQGNTTSGLGLDKSNLDLSIYDVLISDTTMKESIVRSDLVQNLYISPSTMELAGAEVELINRSDRENIMKNKLKEVESEYDYVFIDCPPSLGVLTINALTCSDSVLIPIQCEFYALEGVSQLINTIQLVKKSLNKKLEIEGVVMTMFDYRTNLSNEVLKEVKKYFKNKVYEATISRNVRLAEAPSFGLPIMLYDEKCKGAEAYVKLTKEFLERQ
- the noc gene encoding nucleoid occlusion protein; translated protein: MNNEIVSININKVIPNIYQPRKYFNEEAIEELSQSIREHGIIQPITVRRRGEVFELVAGERRLRAAKLAELETVPCNIIDITDSESAQIALLENLQREDLNYIEEAEAYYNLISDHNFTQDELAKKMGKKQSTIANKLRLLKLSSEVRELCLKNKLTERHARALLTIPTEEMQLRIVQKVIKDGLNVKKTEELINKELLKLAGEELKNKNKRNIRGVLPAKLYVNTIKQVLQKFDIPAEYAYKDDDEFIEVVVKIPKTKK
- the rsmG gene encoding 16S rRNA (guanine(527)-N(7))-methyltransferase RsmG, giving the protein MKFYDLMSKSAEDVGLQLSKEQYEKFIDYMKLLQEWNEKINLTAIIDDEEIIKKHFIDSIKAFKRDEFKIARSLIDVGTGAGFPGLPIAIMRADLNVTLLDSLNKRVSFLNTVINRIGVSNVTTIHSRAEDGAKDVKLRENFDIATSRAVANMSVLSELCLPYVKVGGSFIALKGPSVDQEIIESANAIKILGGKILEVCEINIEDTELKHNLVVVKKIDRSPKGYPRRAGLISKNPIK